GTCGCCGCCTTCGAGCACGTCATTGCCGCCCGCGCCGAACAGCTCGTCATTGCCGGCAAGGCCGTAGATCGTGTCGGTGCCGCCGGCACCGGTAATGGTATTTTCCGCACTGTTGCCGGTCAGCGTCAGTCCGTCGTCCGAGCCGGCGCTGAGATCCTCGATATTGTCGCCGTCGCTCAGCGCATAGTCGATCGTGGTGATGATGCGGTCGTTACCGCCGCCGGCATCCTCGTTGACCGCATCGCCGGGGTTGTCGACATAATAGGTGTCGTCGCCGGCGCCGCCGGTCATGTCGTCGGCACCGGCCCCGCCATCGAGCGTGTCGTTGCCGTCGCCACCGACCAGGATGTCGTTGCCGTCGCCGCCGTCGAGTGTGTCATTGCCGGTGCCGCCGGTGATCTCGTCGTCACCGGTGCCGCCCTCGAGGATATCGTCGTCGGCGCCGCCGTCGATCGTGTCATTGCCCGCGCCGCCGTCGATCGTGTCCGTTCCGGCTCCGCCGTTCAGGACATCATCGTCATTGCCGCCCGAGAGCGTGTCGTTGCCGCCCTCACCATTGACCTGATCGTCGCCGTCACCGCCATCGAGGATGTCGTCGCCGTCACCGCCGTTGAGGATGTCGTTGCCGGTGCCACCAAGTCCGGTGTCGTTGCCGCCACCGCCATTGACGGTATCGTTGCCCTCGCCGCCGTCGAGCGAGTCATCGCCCGGGCCGCCGTTGAGCACATCGTCGCCGCCCATGCCGGCCAGCGTGTCATTGCCGTCACCGCCGTTGAGCGTGTCGTTGCCGCCGGCGCCGGTCAGCGTATCGTTGCCGCCGCCGCCGTTGATCGTGGTCGTGTCGTCGGAAGGCGCGGTGATGACATCGTCGCCGGGGGTGCCCTCGATCGTCGGGAACTCATCGACATTGGTCAACAGGATCGTGATGGTCTGATCGGTGGTGGTGCCGAACTCGTCGGTCGCGCGGACGGTGATGTCGATGTCGCGATCGGTTTCGTAATCGAGCACCGCGCCGGGCGCGACGGTGATGACGCCGGTATCGGCATCGATCACGAAACGGCCGCCGCCATCATCGACCAGCGTGTAGGTGATCGTGTCACCGTCCGGATCGGTCGCGCTGACCGTGCCGACGACGGTGCCCGCGGTCGCATTCTCCTCCACCTGCGCGTCGTCGATAACGATGCCGGTGGGCGCCGAATTGAGGACCATTTGCTGCGAGACGATCGCGGTCACCCCTGCGGTGCCGGGAGTTTCCCAGGTGATCGTGATCCTGCCGTCGGACAGCACCGTCACTGCGGGATTGAGCTGGGCGCCGGTGGTGCTGGTGTTGACGAGCACCGGGCCGCCGACCTGGACGCCGCTGGCGTCGAACGCCTGCGCAAGGATCGCGGAGCCGCTGGCGTCACCATAGGAGCCGCTGCTGTCAGTCCATACGACGACGAAGCCGCCACTGGGCAGCGCCGCGATCACCGGCTCGGTCTGCGCGCCGGTCAGCACGGTGTTGACGACGAATTCGGAGCCGACCGCGACGCCGGCGGAGGTGTAGATCTGTCCCCTGACGTTGGCATTGCCGGCGCTCGGATCGGTCCAGGTGACGACGAAATTGCCGTTGTCGAGCGTGGTCACGGTCTGGTCGACCTGCGACCCTGTGGTCGTGGTGTTGACGCGGAACTCGAAACCCACGCGTTCGCCGGACGCCGAGAAGAGCTGCGCGACGATGGCCGAGCCGCTGGCATCCCCATAGTCGCCGCTGCTGTCTTCCCAGGTGACGATGAAGCCGCCGTTGGACAGCGCGGTGATCTTGGAATCGACCTGCGCGCCATCGAGATTGGTGTTGATCCGGAAGTTGGTTCCGACCGCCGCGCCCGAGGCATCGTAGAGCTGGCCGATGACTTCGCTGCTCGTCAGCCCGAAGGTCGTGAAGGTGACGAGGAAGCGGCCGCCGGCGAGCGCGACGACGTCCGACGTGTTCTGGGCGCCGAGCAGCGCGCCGAGCAAGCCGGTGTTGACGACGAACTCGCCGCCGACGGGCGCGCCAGCGGCAGTGAACATCTGGCCATGCACATTCGCCCCCAGAATCCCGACCAACGCCGGATCGGTCCAGGTAACGACGATGTTGCCATTGTTAAGCGTCGTGATCGACGGTTGGGTCTGGCTGCCGAGCAACGTTGTGTTTACGAGGATTTCTGCGCCGGTCGGATTGCCGTTTGAATCATAGATCCTGAGCTTTATGCCCGATCCGGAAAGATCAATCAGAGATCCGCTATAATCCTCCCATGCAATAGCATAGCCACCGTTGTTCAATGCGGTGATCGATGGTGCGAGTTGATTGTCGAATGAGTCATTACGGACGACAACCTCGCCCCCCACAAGAATCAATTCAGGCATCTTTATTCTCCCCAAGGAAAACGTCACGGGAGCAATGATAGATGACCAAACCTTGAGATGATTAATAAGCATGGTTAATTTTTTGTAATGGATCGACAATGGTCATATCGCGGAAGTGGGCATCGCGACCGTTTTCGCACCGATCGTCCGTGACTTGACGCGGCTGCTATGACACCCTGCGGAGTCGCGGGGCGGGAGGCTGTCATGATCTGGTTGTTTGCGGTGCTGATCGGCGTAATTGCCGGTTTGCGGGTGTTTACGGCGCTTGCAGCGTTGTGCTGGGCTGTCGCCTTCGCCAGGCTCGACCTTTCACAGACGGGGCTGGCTTTTCTCGGTTGGCGATATTTGCCAGCGATTCTGTCACTGCTTGCGGTGATTGAGTTCATTACGGATCAATTGCCGACGACGCCCAGCCGCAAGGTTCCTTCGCAATTCGGGGCACGTCTGATCGCCGGTGCGCTCGGCGGCGCGGCGTTCGCGGCGGCTGCGCAACCCGGCCAATGGCAAAGCGCGGCGCTGATCGGCGCGGTGCCGGGGCTCGTCGGCGCGGTAATCGGCACGCTTGGCGGT
The window above is part of the Sphingomonas sanxanigenens DSM 19645 = NX02 genome. Proteins encoded here:
- a CDS encoding beta strand repeat-containing protein, producing the protein MPELILVGGEVVVRNDSFDNQLAPSITALNNGGYAIAWEDYSGSLIDLSGSGIKLRIYDSNGNPTGAEILVNTTLLGSQTQPSITTLNNGNIVVTWTDPALVGILGANVHGQMFTAAGAPVGGEFVVNTGLLGALLGAQNTSDVVALAGGRFLVTFTTFGLTSSEVIGQLYDASGAAVGTNFRINTNLDGAQVDSKITALSNGGFIVTWEDSSGDYGDASGSAIVAQLFSASGERVGFEFRVNTTTTGSQVDQTVTTLDNGNFVVTWTDPSAGNANVRGQIYTSAGVAVGSEFVVNTVLTGAQTEPVIAALPSGGFVVVWTDSSGSYGDASGSAILAQAFDASGVQVGGPVLVNTSTTGAQLNPAVTVLSDGRITITWETPGTAGVTAIVSQQMVLNSAPTGIVIDDAQVEENATAGTVVGTVSATDPDGDTITYTLVDDGGGRFVIDADTGVITVAPGAVLDYETDRDIDITVRATDEFGTTTDQTITILLTNVDEFPTIEGTPGDDVITAPSDDTTTINGGGGNDTLTGAGGNDTLNGGDGNDTLAGMGGDDVLNGGPGDDSLDGGEGNDTVNGGGGNDTGLGGTGNDILNGGDGDDILDGGDGDDQVNGEGGNDTLSGGNDDDVLNGGAGTDTIDGGAGNDTIDGGADDDILEGGTGDDEITGGTGNDTLDGGDGNDILVGGDGNDTLDGGAGADDMTGGAGDDTYYVDNPGDAVNEDAGGGNDRIITTIDYALSDGDNIEDLSAGSDDGLTLTGNSAENTITGAGGTDTIYGLAGNDELFGAGGNDVLEGGDGDDTLDGGAGDDIMRGGLGNDTYSVDSAGDVIEEGADAGTDTVIASVDYTLGEDSNIENLRAGSNAGLVLTGNSLDNVIDGANGNDTISGLDGNDDLDGGAGDDTIDGGNGNDLITGGTGSDTLIGGEGDDLLSGGAGNDTIEGNGGNDRLDGGTGADAMAGGAGNDIYIVDDAGDVVTELDGEGSDTIQTRISYTLSDDQSIERLASIAAGDVTLIGNAFDNRIDGGNGNDTIEGRGGTDTLSGGNGNDEIDGGSGNDLLYGNAGDDTLVGGDGNDRLEGGAGADTMRGGLGADTYIVESAGDIVVELDGQGTDTILTSVNYTLGEDQFVEMLRSNSSADLILTGNSRDNHIDGGTGNDIVRGLGGDDDLYGKAGNDTVEGGAGNDMISGDDGDDTLDGGDDNDLIYGGTGTDTLAGGAGNDRLDGQAGTDMLVGGVGDDTYIVDEDDVVVELAGEGTDIVQARGNYTLAAGSSIERLQGLSNLGSTLIGNELDNSILGGGGNDTIRGLDGNDSLAGGNGNDTIFGGANDDVVRGDNGNDILNGDDGNDSLIGGVGNDTLTGGAGNDTLSGEAGSDTLIGGDGDDVYYIDAPIDAIVEGFTATGGYDTIATTTSYTLVDSISIEQITAKNDAGVTLIGNSFDNRLNGAAGADTLRGGGGNDAIYGFAGNDVIVGGAGRDSLIGGTGADRFVYESVSDTAGTNLSLVDRITDFSTAQGDQIDLSGIDAVTGGTNDAFTLVAAFTGVAGQLISVASGSGYLVQGDVNGDGAADFTINVTTPAPLTGTDFIL
- a CDS encoding membrane protein; this translates as MIWLFAVLIGVIAGLRVFTALAALCWAVAFARLDLSQTGLAFLGWRYLPAILSLLAVIEFITDQLPTTPSRKVPSQFGARLIAGALGGAAFAAAAQPGQWQSAALIGAVPGLVGAVIGTLGGAAVRARLAAAFGSDRPAALIEDAVAIGAAVALVAAL